One window of the Capnocytophaga haemolytica genome contains the following:
- a CDS encoding ATP-dependent helicase produces MEDYLSLLNDAQRAPVLQKEGPLMIIAGAGSGKTRVLTYRIAHLMHEGVDGFNILALTFTNKAANEMKKRIADIVGYSEARTLWMGTFHSIFSRILRAEADKLGYPQNFTIYDQEDSQRLIRGIIKEMELDKDVYKYKPIANRISSFKNNLITVRAYFNNPELMEQDAMSKRPRLGEIYQEYVDRCFKAGAMDFDDLLLKTNELLNVYPDVLAKYQQRFRYILVDEYQDTNHSQYLIVKALADRFQNICVVGDDAQSIYAFRGANINNILNFKHDYPRAKEYRLEQNYRSTKNIVEAANSVIEHNKVRLEKVVWTANEMGEPLKVHRSATDADEGRFVAGSIFENKMQHQLPNGHFAVLYRTNSQSRAIEDALRKRDIPYRIYGGLSFYQRKEIKDMLAYLRLIINPNDEEALVRIINFPARGIGDTTMEKLTLAASHYKKSIFEVMYNINKLPDLHIQSNTKQKLTDFVVMILNLRAYSKEANAFEVAEQVARKTGLLQEFKKDGTPEGIARMENVEEMLNGIKDFVEGQEDVADSTGSLNEYLEDIALATDLDKDVDDDDRVALMTIHLAKGLEFPYVYIVGMEEDLFPSALSVNSRAELEEERRLFYVALTRAEKQAYLTYAENRYRWGKLSESEPSRFIDEIDDRYLEYLTPMLQNANYRYKPLIDRDVFGEVDKSKLRLQKPISGTPPAANAPTGEQAVKLRKLKPVNGLADKGSNDSGSAGGLQVGTIVEHARFGRGKVLSVEGAGNDRKAQIQFEVGGIKNILLRFARLEIV; encoded by the coding sequence ATGGAAGACTATTTATCATTGCTTAACGATGCACAGCGGGCACCTGTGTTGCAGAAAGAGGGTCCGCTGATGATTATTGCGGGTGCGGGCTCTGGCAAGACGCGTGTGCTTACCTATCGGATTGCCCACCTGATGCACGAGGGTGTGGATGGCTTTAACATCTTGGCGCTGACCTTTACTAATAAGGCGGCGAACGAGATGAAGAAGCGTATTGCCGACATTGTGGGGTACAGCGAGGCGCGCACGCTTTGGATGGGGACTTTCCACTCTATTTTTTCGCGTATTCTGCGCGCTGAGGCTGATAAATTAGGCTATCCGCAGAACTTTACTATCTATGACCAAGAGGACTCGCAACGGCTTATCCGTGGGATTATCAAGGAAATGGAGCTGGATAAGGACGTTTACAAATACAAGCCGATCGCTAATCGCATTTCTTCGTTTAAGAACAACCTTATCACGGTGCGCGCTTACTTTAATAACCCTGAATTGATGGAGCAGGATGCGATGAGCAAGCGCCCTCGATTGGGAGAGATTTATCAAGAGTATGTAGACCGCTGTTTTAAGGCGGGGGCTATGGATTTTGACGATCTCTTGCTCAAAACCAATGAATTGCTAAATGTTTATCCCGATGTGCTGGCAAAGTATCAGCAGCGTTTTAGGTATATTTTGGTAGATGAGTATCAGGACACGAACCACTCGCAGTACCTGATAGTGAAGGCTTTAGCTGACCGTTTCCAGAATATATGCGTGGTGGGCGATGACGCTCAGAGTATTTACGCCTTCCGCGGGGCTAATATTAACAATATACTGAATTTCAAGCACGATTACCCACGGGCTAAGGAGTATCGCTTGGAGCAGAATTACCGCTCGACGAAGAACATTGTGGAGGCTGCCAATTCGGTGATTGAGCACAACAAAGTGCGGCTCGAAAAGGTGGTGTGGACGGCTAATGAGATGGGCGAGCCGCTAAAAGTGCATCGCAGTGCTACGGACGCTGACGAAGGGCGCTTTGTGGCGGGGTCAATCTTTGAGAACAAGATGCAGCACCAGTTGCCTAACGGGCATTTTGCGGTGCTCTATCGCACCAACTCACAGTCGCGTGCCATTGAGGATGCCTTGCGCAAGCGGGATATTCCGTATCGCATCTACGGCGGACTCTCGTTCTATCAACGCAAGGAAATAAAGGATATGCTGGCGTATCTGCGGCTGATTATCAACCCGAATGATGAGGAAGCATTGGTGCGCATCATCAACTTCCCTGCGCGTGGTATTGGCGACACTACTATGGAGAAGCTGACCTTAGCGGCAAGCCACTATAAGAAGTCGATCTTTGAAGTGATGTACAACATCAACAAGCTTCCCGACTTACACATACAAAGCAATACAAAGCAGAAACTCACTGATTTTGTGGTGATGATACTCAACCTGCGGGCGTACAGCAAGGAGGCGAATGCCTTTGAGGTGGCTGAGCAGGTGGCGCGCAAAACGGGTTTGCTGCAAGAGTTTAAGAAGGATGGTACGCCTGAGGGCATTGCGCGAATGGAGAATGTTGAGGAGATGCTCAATGGTATCAAGGACTTTGTTGAAGGGCAGGAAGATGTGGCAGACAGCACGGGTAGCCTCAATGAGTACTTGGAAGATATTGCGCTGGCGACTGACTTGGATAAGGATGTGGACGACGATGACCGCGTTGCCTTGATGACCATACATTTGGCTAAGGGTTTGGAGTTCCCCTACGTGTACATCGTAGGTATGGAAGAGGATTTGTTTCCGTCGGCACTAAGTGTAAACTCGCGGGCGGAGTTGGAGGAAGAGCGGCGGCTTTTCTATGTGGCATTGACGCGTGCCGAAAAGCAGGCTTATCTGACTTATGCCGAGAACCGTTACCGCTGGGGAAAGCTGAGTGAATCGGAGCCCAGCAGGTTTATCGACGAGATTGACGACCGCTATTTGGAGTACCTAACCCCTATGCTGCAGAATGCAAATTACCGCTATAAGCCTTTGATAGACAGAGATGTTTTTGGCGAGGTGGACAAGAGCAAGTTGCGTTTGCAGAAGCCTATCAGTGGTACGCCACCAGCCGCTAACGCCCCTACGGGTGAGCAAGCGGTGAAGCTACGCAAGCTAAAGCCTGTGAACGGGTTGGCAGATAAGGGCAGCAATGACAGTGGCAGTGCAGGTGGGTTACAGGTAGGGACCATAGTGGAACACGCACGTTTTGGGCGCGGGAAAGTGCTCTCGGTAGAAGGCGCAGGCAACGACCGCAAGGCACAGATACAGTTTGAAGTCGGCGGTATTAAGAACATACTATTGCGCTTTGCTAGATTGGAGATTGTGTAA
- a CDS encoding glutaminyl-peptide cyclotransferase produces the protein MLKKILYITLILSVLNSCKKTTTAQAAFTIQLRPIQSEYHEGDTIEVYLTNKQFSEDIKQELHTLHTISLPSKADKVVLKDIPLGKQKLKVDLLTTDGKRFTAQKEITVLAKAAPEIYHYKIIAEYPHDKTAFTQGLEFIGDTLVESTGEYGESVIRKWNPFTGQVYKNVPLKAQYFGEGATVFNDQVLQLTWREAVGFIYDKNLNYLRSFPYHKSKEGWGLCHNGKDKLYKSDGSEKIWILHPETFSEVDSLQLCTNTSIFSNANELEYAEGKIYANTFLKDGIMIINPHNGAIEGVVDVRGLKDKVEQTPNLDVLNGIAYHPQRKTFFITGKRWSKIFEVVFIK, from the coding sequence ATGCTGAAAAAGATACTTTATATCACTTTAATACTATCTGTCTTAAATAGCTGCAAGAAAACTACAACAGCACAGGCAGCCTTTACGATACAGTTGAGACCTATACAAAGCGAATATCATGAGGGAGATACTATTGAGGTATATCTTACCAATAAGCAATTTAGTGAAGACATCAAGCAAGAATTGCATACGCTACACACTATTTCACTGCCCTCAAAAGCAGATAAAGTAGTGCTCAAAGATATACCTCTTGGCAAACAAAAACTTAAAGTAGATCTATTAACTACCGATGGCAAACGTTTTACGGCTCAGAAAGAAATTACAGTATTAGCAAAAGCCGCTCCTGAGATTTATCACTACAAAATCATTGCAGAATATCCACACGATAAAACCGCTTTTACCCAAGGATTGGAGTTTATCGGCGATACGTTGGTAGAAAGTACAGGCGAATATGGCGAGTCAGTAATACGTAAATGGAACCCTTTCACAGGGCAGGTTTATAAGAACGTTCCTTTGAAAGCGCAGTACTTTGGTGAAGGGGCAACTGTATTTAACGACCAAGTGCTGCAGCTCACTTGGCGAGAAGCAGTAGGCTTTATCTATGATAAGAACTTAAACTACCTGCGCTCGTTCCCTTATCACAAAAGCAAAGAAGGCTGGGGGCTCTGTCATAATGGTAAAGACAAGCTCTACAAGAGTGATGGCTCTGAGAAAATATGGATACTCCATCCAGAGACTTTTAGCGAGGTTGATAGTCTACAACTCTGTACTAATACCTCTATCTTCTCTAATGCTAATGAGTTAGAGTACGCCGAAGGTAAAATCTACGCCAATACCTTTCTCAAAGATGGTATAATGATTATCAACCCGCACAACGGTGCTATTGAAGGTGTAGTAGACGTGCGAGGCTTAAAGGACAAAGTAGAGCAAACTCCTAATCTTGATGTCCTTAATGGTATCGCTTATCACCCACAGCGCAAAACCTTCTTCATTACAGGCAAACGCTGGAGCAAAATATTTGAAGTAGTATTTATTAAATAA
- a CDS encoding epoxyqueuosine reductase QueH: MELAYEKLTLPNEGKRLLLHTCCAPCSGGIIEAIIASGIDFTIYFYNPNIHPRKEYDLRKDENIRFAEQCGVPIIDADYDPDIWYARVKGMEFEPERGKRCEVCFDMRLERAALYAYEHGFDVMSSSLGISRWKNFDQVTQSGQKAVSRYEGLTYWDYNWRKKGGQACMLNICKREKFYMQEYCGCAYSLRDANRRRVENGQERIRIGEKFYGEVTPLKEAK, translated from the coding sequence ATGGAATTAGCTTATGAGAAATTGACGTTGCCCAATGAAGGGAAGCGTTTACTGCTGCACACCTGTTGTGCTCCTTGTTCTGGGGGGATTATAGAGGCGATTATCGCTTCGGGGATTGACTTTACAATTTACTTCTATAACCCTAATATCCACCCACGTAAGGAGTACGACTTGCGCAAGGATGAGAATATACGCTTTGCTGAGCAGTGTGGTGTGCCTATCATTGATGCGGACTATGACCCTGATATCTGGTATGCACGTGTGAAGGGGATGGAGTTTGAGCCTGAACGCGGCAAGCGCTGTGAGGTATGCTTTGATATGCGCTTAGAGCGTGCGGCTTTGTATGCCTACGAACACGGCTTTGATGTGATGAGTAGCTCGCTGGGAATTTCACGTTGGAAGAACTTTGACCAAGTAACCCAAAGTGGGCAGAAAGCAGTTTCGAGGTATGAAGGATTGACCTACTGGGATTATAATTGGCGTAAGAAAGGTGGGCAGGCGTGTATGCTCAATATCTGCAAGCGTGAGAAGTTTTATATGCAGGAGTATTGTGGTTGTGCGTATTCGCTGCGTGATGCCAATAGGCGAAGAGTAGAGAACGGGCAAGAGCGCATACGCATCGGAGAGAAGTTCTACGGTGAAGTTACACCTTTAAAAGAAGCTAAATAA
- a CDS encoding efflux RND transporter periplasmic adaptor subunit — translation MKKRTIIIIAIAAVILLLIILKKAGVFGGNNDALQVEVAQVELSTLTQKVSATGKIQPELEVKLSSEVSGEIIELPVKEGQQVKKGDLLVRINPDIYQSGVKRSIASLQTTRASQQQTEATLKEAEESYKRSKTLYDKGVISKSDWDKVVATYEGAKANRESARFNVQSAMATVSEAQDNLKKTVIYAPTNGTISKLSVELGERVVGTIQMSGTEIMRLANLRSMEVEVDVNENDIVKVKIGDSVNIEVDAYLKRVFKGRVTNIANTANSTTSVDQVTNFKVKIHIEEDSYKDLLVGKPEGYSPFRPGMTATVDILTNTKKDVVAVPISAIIIKKRSEIDPKTPKAEADKRTEAVYVLKNGKAELRAVDTGIQDNVNIEIISGVSKGETIITGPYSTITKLLKNNDPVQTGNK, via the coding sequence ATGAAGAAAAGGACTATTATTATCATCGCTATTGCGGCAGTGATATTATTGCTTATTATTCTTAAAAAAGCGGGTGTTTTTGGAGGAAATAACGATGCTTTGCAGGTGGAGGTAGCACAAGTGGAGCTTTCTACATTGACGCAGAAGGTGTCGGCTACGGGTAAGATACAGCCTGAGCTTGAGGTAAAGCTATCGTCGGAAGTGTCGGGTGAGATTATTGAGCTCCCTGTAAAGGAAGGACAGCAAGTGAAGAAGGGTGACCTTTTGGTGCGCATCAATCCTGATATTTACCAGTCGGGTGTGAAGCGTAGTATTGCGAGCCTTCAGACGACACGAGCTTCGCAACAGCAAACAGAAGCGACCCTGAAAGAGGCTGAGGAAAGCTATAAACGCAGTAAGACTTTGTATGATAAGGGGGTCATCTCAAAGTCGGATTGGGATAAGGTTGTAGCTACTTACGAAGGGGCAAAGGCAAATCGCGAGTCGGCGCGCTTTAATGTGCAAAGTGCGATGGCAACTGTATCAGAAGCTCAAGATAATTTGAAGAAGACGGTGATTTATGCCCCTACGAATGGAACGATTTCTAAGCTGAGTGTAGAGCTTGGTGAGCGCGTAGTAGGTACAATACAGATGTCGGGGACTGAAATTATGCGCCTGGCGAACTTGCGAAGTATGGAGGTAGAGGTAGATGTTAATGAAAATGATATCGTTAAAGTAAAGATAGGCGACAGTGTTAATATTGAGGTAGATGCTTACCTGAAGCGTGTTTTTAAGGGGAGAGTGACTAATATTGCCAATACAGCCAACTCGACTACGAGCGTGGATCAGGTGACGAACTTCAAGGTGAAGATCCATATTGAGGAGGATTCGTACAAAGACCTTTTGGTAGGCAAGCCTGAAGGTTATTCGCCTTTCCGACCAGGGATGACTGCAACGGTGGATATCCTTACCAATACCAAAAAGGATGTGGTGGCAGTACCTATCAGTGCTATTATTATAAAGAAGCGCTCGGAGATTGACCCCAAGACTCCAAAAGCAGAGGCAGATAAGCGAACTGAGGCAGTGTATGTGTTGAAGAATGGCAAAGCTGAACTAAGAGCAGTTGATACTGGTATTCAGGATAATGTGAATATAGAAATCATCTCGGGGGTGAGCAAAGGGGAGACGATCATCACAGGTCCGTATAGCACCATTACTAAATTGCTAAAGAATAACGACCCTGTTCAAACGGGGAATAAATAA
- a CDS encoding TolC family protein, with protein sequence MMKRLIYLFLLPAIGYSQHLWTLDECISYALEHNISVQRSAVDLKATDIDLLQARGAFLPSVNASAQYGLNEGKNVNPVTNQYENQFFQSASGGVNVELTLFNGLQNWRKLQQAKLNGVAAQYQLDKMKDDIVLSLINAYLEVLSQKEKLKVLQAQLEVSKQSAARTRDLIAAGSLPKGDVYEADATVLGQEQEIIATENALFIAKMGLAQLLLLKEYQSFDVADLPLEGEHTDILNRSPQEIYAKAKEVMREVKIAEANVALAESSLKVSRSGYTPRLSAQWGYNTRWSKSQPEEFWKQLDANKGMFAGLSLNIPILNGFNTLGSVKRQQLNLLKSQFAKEQAELTMEKNIYEAYTDAASAKKLYEASEKTAEAKRQSFAYAEERHKVGLMTTFDYNQAKYQEEKAETDAIAAKYKYLFKVKVLEYYFAH encoded by the coding sequence ATGATGAAGAGACTGATTTACTTATTTTTACTACCTGCGATAGGGTATTCACAGCACCTTTGGACGCTTGATGAATGTATTAGTTATGCGCTTGAGCACAATATTTCGGTGCAGCGGTCGGCAGTGGATTTGAAGGCTACGGATATTGATTTGTTGCAGGCGCGTGGGGCTTTTCTGCCTTCGGTAAACGCGAGCGCTCAGTATGGGCTCAATGAGGGGAAGAATGTGAACCCTGTGACGAACCAGTATGAGAATCAGTTCTTTCAGTCGGCTTCGGGGGGTGTGAATGTGGAGCTGACGCTTTTTAACGGTTTGCAGAACTGGCGCAAATTGCAACAGGCGAAGCTCAATGGGGTTGCAGCTCAGTATCAGCTTGATAAGATGAAGGATGACATAGTGCTTTCGCTGATCAATGCTTATTTAGAGGTGCTTTCGCAGAAGGAGAAACTCAAAGTGCTGCAAGCGCAATTGGAGGTTTCGAAGCAGAGTGCTGCTCGTACGCGTGATTTGATTGCAGCGGGTTCATTGCCGAAAGGGGACGTCTATGAGGCGGATGCGACGGTACTGGGGCAAGAGCAGGAGATTATTGCCACTGAAAATGCTTTGTTCATCGCTAAGATGGGGCTTGCGCAGCTGTTGCTTTTGAAAGAGTATCAGAGTTTTGACGTTGCTGATTTACCTCTTGAGGGAGAGCATACGGATATCTTAAACCGTTCGCCACAAGAGATTTACGCTAAGGCAAAGGAGGTGATGCGTGAGGTGAAGATCGCTGAGGCAAATGTAGCGCTGGCGGAGAGCAGTTTGAAGGTGTCGCGTTCGGGCTATACACCGCGTCTTTCGGCTCAGTGGGGCTATAATACGCGTTGGTCGAAGAGCCAGCCTGAGGAGTTCTGGAAGCAATTGGATGCGAATAAGGGGATGTTTGCGGGGCTTTCACTGAATATCCCGATACTCAATGGATTTAATACATTGGGGAGTGTGAAGAGGCAGCAGCTCAATCTGTTGAAGAGCCAGTTTGCTAAAGAGCAGGCTGAATTGACGATGGAGAAGAATATCTATGAAGCTTATACGGATGCAGCCAGTGCTAAGAAGCTGTATGAGGCAAGTGAAAAGACGGCAGAGGCAAAACGACAGTCGTTTGCATACGCTGAGGAGCGCCACAAAGTAGGGCTGATGACTACTTTTGACTATAATCAAGCGAAATATCAGGAGGAAAAGGCTGAGACAGATGCCATTGCGGCTAAATATAAATACCTATTCAAAGTGAAGGTGTTGGAGTATTATTTTGCTCATTAG
- the prmA gene encoding 50S ribosomal protein L11 methyltransferase gives MQNYIEYDFTITPREVGAEILVAELAEVGFESFVDTEGGLLAYIQEPLWNEAILSDIYILQNPDFTVSYTYKTIPQVNWNEEWEKNFDPIVVEGACTVRASFHPAATTPYEIVITPKMSFGTGHHETTYMMLQFLLTLDLKDKGVLDMGCGTSVLAIMAEKRGAAEVLAVDIDDWCVENSLENIAHNACEHISVLLGDASQLNGRTFDLIIANINRNILLADIPHYAASLTHGGTLLLSGFYTEDIPAITEQCTAHALRFVQNLERNNWAAVQFTKQ, from the coding sequence ATGCAGAACTATATAGAATACGACTTTACCATCACCCCCCGCGAGGTAGGTGCTGAGATATTAGTGGCTGAGCTCGCCGAGGTGGGCTTTGAAAGCTTCGTAGATACCGAGGGCGGACTCTTAGCCTATATCCAAGAGCCCTTGTGGAACGAGGCAATCCTCAGTGATATTTACATCCTGCAAAACCCTGATTTCACCGTCTCCTACACCTATAAGACCATTCCACAAGTCAATTGGAATGAGGAGTGGGAAAAGAACTTCGACCCTATCGTAGTCGAGGGAGCCTGCACCGTGCGCGCCTCCTTCCACCCTGCGGCAACCACCCCTTATGAGATTGTCATCACCCCGAAGATGAGTTTCGGCACAGGCCACCACGAGACTACCTATATGATGCTCCAATTCCTGCTCACACTCGACCTGAAGGACAAGGGCGTGCTTGATATGGGCTGTGGCACCAGTGTGCTCGCCATTATGGCAGAAAAGCGCGGCGCAGCAGAAGTGTTGGCAGTGGACATTGACGACTGGTGCGTTGAAAACTCCCTTGAGAACATAGCGCACAACGCCTGCGAGCACATTTCCGTATTGCTGGGCGACGCCTCACAACTCAACGGACGCACCTTCGACCTTATTATTGCCAATATCAACCGCAATATCCTCCTTGCCGACATCCCTCACTATGCTGCCTCACTCACCCACGGCGGCACCCTATTGCTCAGCGGCTTCTACACCGAAGATATACCCGCCATCACCGAGCAATGCACCGCCCACGCACTTCGTTTTGTACAAAACTTAGAGCGCAACAACTGGGCAGCCGTTCAATTTACAAAACAATAA
- a CDS encoding ATP-dependent Clp protease adaptor ClpS, with protein MVISNHSEETLTQTVVKEAIDEVSTLVLYNDDVHTFDYVIETLVRVCEHTYEQAEQCAIIVHYKGKCDVKSGSYDYLSPLCEALLEAGLTAMIEG; from the coding sequence ATGGTAATCAGCAACCACTCCGAAGAAACCCTTACCCAAACAGTCGTGAAAGAGGCCATTGACGAGGTCAGCACCTTAGTACTCTACAACGACGATGTGCACACCTTTGATTATGTGATAGAGACCTTAGTGCGTGTATGCGAACACACTTACGAGCAGGCAGAGCAATGTGCCATTATCGTGCACTACAAAGGCAAGTGCGACGTGAAAAGCGGCAGTTACGACTACCTCAGTCCTCTCTGCGAAGCCCTCCTCGAGGCAGGTCTCACCGCAATGATCGAAGGTTGA
- a CDS encoding 3'-5' exonuclease encodes MELKLTRPIVFFDLETTGIDIIRDRIVEISILKVYPNGNKESKTWLVNPMMPIPKQASEVHGITDERVAGEPTFRELAKQIHGMIKDADLAGYNSDRFDIPLLAEEMLRADIDFDLKNRVAVDVQTIFHKMEQRTLSAAYKFYCGKELVNAHSASADTNATYEILKAQLDRYPELENNIKALSEFTYRKQAVDFAGFIVYNDKGEEVFSFGKHKGRRVEDIFSEEPGYFGWLLGADFPLYTKKVLTAIRLKKLGLKQ; translated from the coding sequence ATGGAACTGAAATTAACACGCCCCATCGTCTTTTTTGACTTAGAAACCACAGGTATTGACATCATCCGCGACCGCATCGTGGAGATTTCCATCCTCAAGGTATACCCCAACGGCAATAAGGAGAGCAAAACCTGGCTCGTCAATCCGATGATGCCCATCCCTAAGCAGGCGTCAGAGGTGCATGGCATCACCGACGAGCGTGTGGCGGGCGAGCCCACCTTCCGCGAGCTGGCAAAACAAATCCACGGGATGATCAAAGATGCTGATTTGGCAGGCTACAACTCCGACCGCTTCGATATCCCACTGCTGGCTGAGGAGATGCTCCGTGCCGACATTGATTTCGACCTCAAGAACCGTGTAGCCGTTGATGTGCAGACGATCTTCCACAAGATGGAACAGCGCACCCTCAGTGCCGCTTATAAGTTCTACTGTGGTAAGGAACTCGTAAACGCACACTCGGCAAGTGCTGATACCAATGCAACTTACGAAATACTAAAAGCCCAGCTGGATCGTTACCCCGAGCTTGAGAACAACATTAAAGCCCTGAGCGAATTCACCTACCGCAAGCAGGCAGTCGATTTTGCTGGCTTCATCGTCTATAATGATAAAGGTGAGGAAGTGTTTAGTTTTGGAAAGCACAAAGGCAGGCGCGTGGAGGACATCTTTAGCGAGGAACCTGGCTACTTCGGTTGGCTGCTCGGTGCCGATTTCCCACTGTACACCAAGAAGGTACTAACAGCCATACGACTAAAAAAGTTAGGACTTAAACAATAA
- a CDS encoding DUF6934 family protein produces the protein MSNYERYDYTTQEGYFAFKFESVGRNGIIKKLVEYVQLGEFELGKIYNLGFGDYNEETGEVDDKIVSDNGDMTKVLATVAATLYVFTEHYPDAIVYAEGSSKSRTRLYRWNIAKNLEELKQDFYVFGVIRNIGYEEFIKDKNYDGFFVKRK, from the coding sequence ATGTCAAACTATGAAAGATACGATTACACTACTCAGGAAGGATACTTTGCCTTTAAATTTGAAAGTGTAGGAAGAAATGGCATTATCAAAAAACTTGTTGAGTATGTACAATTAGGAGAGTTTGAACTGGGAAAAATTTATAACTTAGGATTTGGAGATTATAACGAAGAAACAGGAGAAGTAGACGACAAAATAGTATCTGACAACGGAGATATGACAAAAGTACTCGCTACAGTAGCAGCTACTTTATATGTATTCACAGAACATTATCCTGACGCTATTGTATATGCAGAAGGAAGCAGTAAATCTCGGACTCGCCTATACCGTTGGAATATTGCTAAGAACTTAGAAGAGTTGAAACAAGACTTTTATGTGTTTGGAGTGATACGAAATATAGGCTATGAAGAATTTATAAAAGATAAGAACTACGATGGTTTTTTTGTAAAAAGAAAATAG